In Hydrogenovibrio marinus, a single genomic region encodes these proteins:
- a CDS encoding BolA family protein, protein MSLQSAIESKIESTFHVNYLNMENESHMHSGPATESHFKMTLVAEEFEGLSKVKRHQAVYKVLSEEMPKFHALALHTFSPKEWLESPQVSDSPLCRGGGK, encoded by the coding sequence ATGAGTTTACAGAGCGCAATAGAGTCAAAAATAGAAAGTACATTTCACGTTAATTATCTGAATATGGAAAATGAAAGTCACATGCACTCAGGGCCCGCAACAGAATCTCACTTCAAGATGACATTGGTAGCAGAAGAGTTTGAGGGATTATCTAAAGTAAAACGACATCAAGCTGTGTATAAGGTATTATCGGAAGAAATGCCAAAATTTCATGCGCTGGCATTGCACACGTTTTCACCAAAAGAGTGGTTGGAATCTCCACAAGTTTCAGACTCGCCGCTTTGTCGAGGTGGTGGAAAGTAA